From one Formosa sediminum genomic stretch:
- the ricT gene encoding regulatory iron-sulfur-containing complex subunit RicT — protein MACGSCSTGKDGQPKGCKSNGTCGTDSCNKLTVFDWLANMSLPNGEAPFDWVEVRFKNGRKEYYKNTENLSLSIGDIVATQAANGHDIGMVTLTGELVRVQMKRKNIPLDGEIVKIYRKASQRDIDIWSEAREKEEPMKVKARQFAIDLKLQMKISDIEYQGDASKATFYYTAEERVDFRELIKVFAREFRTRIEMKQVGFRQEAARLGGIGSCGRELCCSTWLTDFRSVSTSAARYQQLSLNPQKLAGQCGKLKCCLNYELDTYLDALKEFPKTEVKLRTQKGTAVCQKTDIFKGHMWYAYEGEWMNWHKITIEQAKEIIELNKKNEKVASLEEYAVDLLEDAKVEFENVVGQDSLTRFDQPKKSKRRRTNRANKNSKGTSNTVETKDNVAVAKPVAKRQVKRKPANSNQSPKAKQNPNAKPKANPNAKGNPNATEGGAKPRPSRNSRNRNKRKPQNKQQSPNPNQNPNTKTNPNVKAKTKTNPNAKGKQNPNQNPNTNSDAKK, from the coding sequence ATGGCTTGTGGTAGTTGTTCAACAGGAAAAGATGGTCAGCCAAAAGGTTGCAAAAGTAACGGTACTTGCGGTACAGACAGTTGTAATAAATTAACAGTTTTTGATTGGCTAGCAAATATGTCGCTTCCCAATGGAGAAGCCCCTTTTGATTGGGTTGAAGTGCGTTTTAAAAACGGACGAAAAGAATATTATAAAAATACCGAAAATTTATCGCTTAGTATAGGCGATATTGTAGCAACTCAAGCTGCAAATGGTCACGATATTGGTATGGTAACACTTACTGGAGAATTGGTAAGAGTACAAATGAAACGTAAAAACATCCCTCTAGATGGGGAAATTGTAAAAATATACAGAAAAGCATCGCAACGCGATATAGATATTTGGTCTGAAGCGCGTGAGAAGGAAGAACCAATGAAAGTTAAAGCTAGACAGTTTGCTATAGACTTAAAGCTGCAGATGAAAATTTCTGATATTGAATACCAAGGCGATGCTAGTAAAGCCACATTCTATTACACTGCCGAAGAACGTGTAGATTTTAGAGAGCTAATTAAAGTGTTTGCTCGCGAATTTAGAACGCGTATCGAGATGAAACAAGTTGGGTTCCGTCAGGAAGCAGCGCGTTTAGGAGGTATCGGGTCTTGTGGTCGTGAGTTGTGTTGTTCTACGTGGTTAACAGATTTTAGATCGGTAAGTACATCTGCTGCCAGATACCAACAATTATCTTTAAATCCGCAGAAATTAGCTGGCCAATGTGGAAAGTTAAAATGTTGTTTAAACTACGAATTAGATACGTATTTAGATGCTTTAAAAGAATTCCCAAAAACCGAAGTAAAACTAAGAACACAAAAGGGTACAGCTGTTTGTCAGAAAACAGATATTTTTAAAGGCCATATGTGGTATGCTTATGAAGGGGAATGGATGAATTGGCATAAAATAACGATTGAACAAGCTAAAGAAATTATTGAGCTCAATAAAAAAAATGAAAAGGTAGCAAGTTTAGAAGAGTATGCTGTAGATTTATTAGAAGATGCAAAAGTAGAGTTTGAAAATGTTGTAGGTCAGGATAGTTTAACACGTTTTGATCAGCCTAAAAAATCGAAACGACGCAGAACTAACAGGGCAAATAAAAATAGTAAAGGAACTAGCAATACAGTAGAAACTAAAGATAATGTTGCGGTTGCTAAACCAGTGGCAAAACGCCAAGTTAAACGTAAACCAGCAAACTCTAATCAGAGCCCTAAAGCGAAACAGAATCCAAATGCTAAGCCAAAAGCGAACCCTAATGCTAAAGGAAATCCAAATGCTACAGAAGGAGGAGCTAAACCAAGGCCAAGTAGAAACAGTCGGAATAGAAATAAGAGAAAACCGCAGAATAAGCAACAGTCTCCTAACCCAAATCAAAACCCAAATACAAAAACAAACCCTAACGTAAAAGCAAAAACAAAAACAAATCCAAATGCTAAGGGAAAACAGAATCCTAATCAAAATCCAAACACGAATTCTGATGCTAAGAAGTAG
- a CDS encoding radical SAM protein, which produces MACNLRCKMCYFTDKDYVKTLKGQFKEDEINQVAKTIFNRALKLQIGCGTEPTLYKNLVKIVELGKAYAVSYISITTNANLLTK; this is translated from the coding sequence ATGGCTTGTAATTTACGCTGTAAGATGTGTTATTTTACAGATAAAGATTACGTAAAAACTTTAAAAGGGCAGTTTAAAGAGGATGAAATTAATCAAGTAGCGAAAACTATTTTTAATCGGGCGTTAAAGCTTCAAATAGGTTGTGGTACAGAACCAACGTTATATAAAAATTTAGTTAAAATTGTTGAATTGGGTAAAGCCTATGCCGTGTCATATATTTCAATAACTACAAATGCTAATTTGTTAACCAAGTAA
- a CDS encoding ferredoxin encodes MVIITLQRNKCIGCNYCVELAPQHFQMSKKDGKTVLLHGQEKKGFYTLKSNDYTILETCKNASKACPVKIISVKHN; translated from the coding sequence ATGGTTATAATAACACTACAACGCAACAAATGTATTGGCTGTAACTATTGTGTAGAATTGGCACCGCAACACTTCCAGATGTCTAAAAAAGATGGTAAAACGGTATTGTTACATGGTCAAGAAAAAAAAGGGTTTTATACATTAAAAAGTAACGATTATACTATCTTAGAGACTTGTAAAAATGCCTCAAAAGCCTGTCCGGTTAAAATTATTAGTGTAAAACATAATTAA
- a CDS encoding peptidase U32 family protein: protein MQHIELMAPAGNFESLQAALDNGANSVYFGVEQLNMRARATVNFTLDDLPEIAKRCEAKNVRTYLTLNTIIYDHDLSIVKTLIKQAKAANITAVIAMDQAVIAMAREYGMEVHISTQINITNIETVKFYALFADTMVLSRELSLRQVKKITEAIAKEQIKGPSGKLVEIEIFGHGALCMAVSGKCYMSLHSANSSANRGACKQNCRKKYTVIDQETGFEMELDNEYIMSPKDLCTIDFLNEIIDAGITVLKIEGRGRAPEYVAKVIKCYRDAIDSVANGTYNKEKVIAWMQELEKVYNRGFWSGYYLGQKLGEWSNGSGSHATQKKVYIGKGTHFYPKAQIGEFKIEAFDVSVGDTILVTGPTTGAQEMKVEELMTNDKKSEKGTKGDLVTIPLKFRIRPSDKLYKIVENKVEA, encoded by the coding sequence ATGCAACATATAGAATTAATGGCGCCTGCAGGAAACTTTGAGTCTCTACAGGCGGCTTTAGATAATGGTGCAAACTCTGTATATTTTGGTGTAGAACAGCTTAATATGCGCGCACGAGCAACGGTAAATTTTACCTTAGACGATCTTCCTGAAATAGCCAAACGTTGCGAAGCTAAAAACGTAAGAACGTATTTAACGCTAAATACAATTATTTACGATCACGATTTATCTATAGTAAAAACGCTTATCAAACAAGCTAAAGCGGCTAATATTACAGCGGTTATTGCTATGGATCAGGCCGTTATTGCTATGGCAAGAGAGTATGGAATGGAAGTTCATATCTCTACCCAAATTAATATCACTAATATAGAAACGGTCAAGTTTTACGCCTTGTTTGCAGATACCATGGTGTTAAGCCGTGAGTTGAGTTTGCGTCAAGTTAAAAAAATTACTGAAGCTATAGCGAAGGAACAAATAAAAGGACCTTCTGGAAAGTTGGTAGAAATAGAGATTTTTGGGCATGGTGCACTGTGTATGGCAGTGTCTGGAAAGTGTTATATGAGTTTGCACTCGGCTAATTCTTCTGCAAATCGCGGGGCGTGTAAACAAAATTGTAGAAAGAAATATACCGTAATAGACCAGGAAACAGGTTTTGAAATGGAATTAGATAACGAGTACATCATGTCGCCTAAAGATTTATGTACTATCGATTTTCTAAACGAAATTATAGATGCTGGAATTACGGTATTAAAAATTGAAGGACGTGGTCGTGCTCCAGAATATGTAGCAAAGGTTATTAAATGTTATCGAGATGCTATAGATAGTGTTGCTAATGGCACCTACAATAAAGAGAAAGTAATTGCTTGGATGCAAGAACTTGAAAAAGTTTACAATCGCGGATTTTGGAGCGGGTATTATTTAGGTCAAAAACTGGGAGAATGGAGTAACGGATCTGGATCTCATGCCACACAAAAGAAAGTCTATATTGGTAAAGGCACGCATTTTTATCCGAAAGCACAAATTGGCGAGTTTAAAATTGAAGCATTCGATGTTTCAGTAGGCGATACCATTTTAGTTACAGGACCAACAACGGGAGCTCAAGAAATGAAGGTGGAAGAGCTTATGACTAATGATAAAAAATCTGAAAAAGGGACTAAAGGCGACTTGGTAACTATACCGCTTAAATTCAGAATTCGTCCTTCAGATAAATTGTATAAAATTGTAGAAAATAAAGTAGAAGCTTAA
- the trhO gene encoding oxygen-dependent tRNA uridine(34) hydroxylase TrhO produces the protein MQLYNKLSAKERAELIEKAGKDRLTLSFYQYAKIESPQSFRDQLFITWDALDVLGRIYVAHEGINAQLSLPADRFNEFKTHLDSISFLKDIRLNIAVEQDNMSFLKLKVKVRDKIVADGLNDETFDVTNKGRHVDAIQFNALIEDENTILVDMRNHYESEIGHFKNARRPDVDTFRESLPIIENDLKEFKDDKKLVMYCTGGIRCEKASAYFKHKGFKNVFQLEGGIIEYTRQVNESKLENKFLGKNFVFDERRSERITDDVIACCHQCGAPADTHVNCANDACHLLFIQCEKCKAEMDGCCSTNCKEIHSLPYEEQKALRKGQGNSNDIFKKGRADHLPYKKDLRNIFETLNTDSIKE, from the coding sequence ATGCAACTGTACAATAAATTAAGTGCTAAAGAACGTGCAGAGTTAATCGAAAAAGCAGGAAAAGATCGATTAACACTCTCTTTTTATCAGTACGCCAAGATTGAAAGTCCTCAATCATTTAGAGATCAATTATTTATTACATGGGACGCTTTAGACGTTCTCGGAAGAATTTATGTCGCTCACGAAGGGATCAATGCGCAATTATCTTTACCAGCAGATCGCTTTAATGAGTTTAAAACGCATTTAGATTCTATTTCATTTTTAAAAGACATTCGATTAAATATTGCTGTAGAGCAGGATAATATGTCGTTTTTAAAATTGAAAGTTAAAGTACGTGATAAAATTGTTGCCGATGGTTTAAACGACGAGACTTTCGACGTTACCAATAAAGGTAGACACGTAGACGCCATTCAGTTTAACGCATTGATAGAAGACGAAAATACCATTCTTGTTGATATGCGTAATCATTACGAGAGTGAAATCGGACATTTTAAAAATGCACGTCGTCCAGATGTCGATACCTTCAGGGAATCGTTACCTATTATTGAAAATGATTTAAAGGAATTTAAAGACGATAAAAAACTAGTGATGTATTGTACTGGTGGGATTCGTTGCGAAAAAGCTAGTGCCTACTTTAAACATAAAGGCTTTAAAAATGTATTTCAGCTAGAAGGCGGAATCATTGAATATACCAGACAAGTAAACGAAAGTAAACTTGAAAATAAATTCTTAGGAAAGAACTTCGTGTTTGACGAACGTCGCTCAGAACGTATAACAGATGATGTTATAGCGTGTTGCCACCAATGTGGTGCACCTGCAGATACACATGTAAACTGTGCTAATGATGCTTGTCATTTACTATTCATTCAATGTGAAAAGTGTAAAGCAGAAATGGACGGTTGTTGTTCTACAAACTGTAAAGAAATTCACAGTTTACCTTACGAAGAGCAAAAAGCACTGCGCAAAGGGCAAGGTAACAGCAATGATATCTTTAAAAAAGGACGCGCAGATCACTTGCCATATAAAAAAGACCTTCGCAACATTTTTGAAACTTTAAATACAGATTCTATTAAAGAATAA
- the recA gene encoding recombinase RecA — MSKEKEAKLKALQLTLDKLDKTYGKGTVMKMSDKAVVDIEAIPSGSLGLDLALGVGGYPRGRVIEIYGPESSGKTTLTLHAIAEAQKAGGIAAFIDAEHAFDRFYAAKLGVDIDNLIISQPDHGEQALEIAENLVRSGAIDIVVVDSVAALTPKSEIEGEMGDSKMGLHARLMSQALRKLTGSISKTNCTMFFINQLREKIGVMFGNPETTTGGNALKFYASVRLDIRRSTQIKDTNGDVMGNKTKVKVVKNKVAPPFKTAEFDIMYGEGVSKVGEILDLAVELDIVKKSGSWFSYQDTKLGQGRDAVKIMIKDNPELFEELEVKIKDAIKAMKE; from the coding sequence ATGAGCAAGGAAAAAGAAGCAAAATTAAAAGCACTACAGCTTACTTTAGATAAACTAGACAAGACTTACGGTAAAGGTACTGTAATGAAAATGAGTGATAAAGCTGTGGTAGACATTGAAGCGATACCAAGCGGATCTTTAGGTTTAGATTTAGCTTTAGGTGTTGGCGGTTACCCAAGAGGACGTGTTATAGAAATATACGGACCAGAATCTTCTGGTAAAACAACATTAACATTACATGCTATTGCCGAAGCTCAAAAAGCTGGTGGTATTGCGGCTTTTATTGATGCCGAGCATGCTTTTGATAGATTTTACGCAGCTAAATTAGGCGTAGATATAGATAATTTAATTATTTCTCAGCCAGACCACGGAGAACAAGCCTTAGAAATTGCCGAAAATTTGGTGCGTTCTGGAGCTATTGATATTGTTGTTGTCGATTCGGTTGCTGCTTTAACACCAAAAAGTGAAATTGAAGGAGAAATGGGAGATTCTAAAATGGGATTACATGCCCGTTTAATGTCTCAGGCACTTCGTAAACTTACAGGATCTATTAGCAAAACTAACTGTACCATGTTTTTCATTAACCAATTGCGTGAAAAAATTGGTGTTATGTTTGGAAACCCAGAAACTACCACAGGTGGTAATGCTCTAAAATTCTATGCATCTGTGCGTTTAGACATCCGTAGATCTACACAAATTAAAGATACTAATGGTGATGTTATGGGTAACAAAACTAAAGTAAAAGTGGTTAAAAATAAAGTAGCTCCACCATTTAAGACAGCAGAATTCGATATTATGTATGGCGAAGGTGTATCTAAAGTTGGAGAAATTTTAGACTTAGCTGTAGAGTTAGATATTGTTAAGAAAAGCGGATCGTGGTTTAGCTACCAAGATACTAAACTAGGACAAGGTCGTGATGCTGTAAAAATCATGATAAAAGATAATCCGGAATTATTTGAAGAACTTGAAGTCAAAATTAAAGACGCTATTAAAGCCATGAAAGAATAA
- a CDS encoding RNA polymerase sigma factor, with product MSLEQLIHNCKRNKLKAQSELYTLYSSKLYSICLKYSRNTAEAQDNLQDAFLTIFSKISQYKNKGSFEGWIKRITINTALQRYREKGIFDIINEDIIDDTVEVKDHENISLDYLLELIQTLPNRYRLVFNLYVLDGYSHKDISEMLDITVGTSKSNLARARLILQKKIEEDNPNLDSQSI from the coding sequence TTGAGTTTAGAGCAACTAATACACAATTGTAAACGAAACAAGCTTAAAGCACAAAGTGAATTATATACGCTTTATTCAAGTAAACTATATTCAATTTGTTTAAAGTATTCTCGTAATACCGCAGAAGCACAAGATAATCTGCAAGATGCCTTTTTGACTATTTTTAGCAAAATCTCACAATACAAAAACAAAGGATCTTTTGAAGGTTGGATAAAAAGAATTACAATTAATACAGCTTTACAACGCTATCGAGAAAAAGGAATTTTTGACATTATTAATGAAGATATTATAGACGACACTGTAGAGGTTAAAGACCATGAAAATATCTCTTTGGATTATCTTTTAGAATTAATTCAAACCTTACCAAACAGATATAGATTGGTTTTTAACCTATATGTCTTAGATGGCTACTCTCACAAAGATATTTCTGAAATGTTAGATATCACAGTAGGCACATCTAAATCTAATTTAGCCCGTGCCAGATTAATTTTACAGAAAAAAATTGAAGAAGACAATCCTAATCTTGATTCACAATCTATCTAA
- a CDS encoding porin family protein, whose amino-acid sequence MSDKKHIDRLFQEQLKDLDKAPDPKVWNAIEQKLKEKKKTKRIIPIWWYGTGAAALLILSLALIRFINQENTLTPFSPNIIIADTPESDTSNTNRPTKHLIDSIKTKSAFKNKAKISNITTTKPNIKKTKKILEHSKNNALQPTYTFSKQQSSPTDNTVATKESNNIDNKNNTALTHTPTEQKQATPDKTTTEEQPPNTLSIEEAIASTEPTPKEKKQTKKWDIQPNVAPVYYNSFGSGSHLDDQFINNSKTGEINTSYGVNVGYAVNERLKIRSGVNNLSLSFNTNDIVSSSNTLASHTSNIANLAVSNQGENLAFFSNNNSSSFLDTPFVTSTSSSSSSSEINQSISYFEVPLELEYHLVNTRIRISLIGGFSTFILDNNRVYSESNNNRVYIGEATNINTISFSTNFGIGLDYNLTKRLNINLEPTFKYQLNAFSNTSGSFRPYIIGVYTGFNYQF is encoded by the coding sequence ATGAGTGATAAAAAACACATAGACCGTTTATTTCAAGAACAATTAAAAGATCTTGATAAAGCTCCAGACCCAAAAGTTTGGAATGCTATCGAGCAGAAATTGAAAGAAAAAAAGAAAACCAAACGCATTATTCCTATTTGGTGGTACGGGACTGGTGCTGCTGCGCTTTTAATACTGTCTTTAGCTTTAATTCGCTTTATAAATCAAGAAAACACGTTAACACCTTTTTCCCCAAATATAATTATAGCAGACACACCTGAATCTGATACATCTAATACTAACAGACCTACCAAACACTTAATTGATTCTATTAAAACAAAAAGTGCGTTTAAAAACAAAGCAAAAATCAGTAATATCACAACCACAAAGCCTAATATAAAAAAGACAAAAAAAATCTTGGAGCACAGTAAAAATAATGCTTTACAGCCTACATATACGTTTTCAAAACAACAAAGCTCACCTACAGACAATACAGTTGCTACAAAAGAGTCTAATAATATTGACAACAAAAACAACACTGCTTTAACACATACTCCAACAGAACAAAAACAGGCAACACCTGATAAAACCACTACAGAAGAACAACCCCCAAACACTTTAAGTATAGAAGAAGCCATTGCGAGCACAGAACCTACACCTAAAGAAAAAAAACAGACAAAAAAATGGGATATACAACCTAATGTAGCTCCGGTGTATTACAACAGTTTTGGATCAGGATCCCATTTAGATGACCAATTTATAAATAATTCTAAAACAGGTGAAATAAACACTAGTTATGGTGTAAATGTGGGCTATGCAGTTAATGAAAGATTAAAAATAAGATCTGGTGTAAATAATTTATCCTTAAGTTTTAACACAAATGATATTGTTTCTAGTAGCAATACACTTGCATCACACACAAGCAATATTGCAAATTTAGCTGTATCTAACCAAGGGGAAAACTTGGCTTTTTTTAGTAACAATAATAGCTCTAGCTTTTTAGATACACCTTTCGTTACCTCAACTAGCAGTAGCAGTAGCAGTAGTGAAATTAATCAAAGTATTAGCTATTTTGAAGTTCCACTTGAGCTAGAATATCATCTTGTTAACACACGTATAAGAATTAGCTTAATAGGTGGTTTTAGCACATTTATTTTAGATAATAACCGCGTTTATTCTGAAAGTAATAATAACAGAGTTTATATAGGTGAAGCAACCAATATAAACACCATTAGTTTTAGTACCAATTTTGGAATTGGCTTAGATTACAACCTAACCAAACGTTTAAATATTAATTTAGAACCTACATTTAAATATCAATTAAATGCATTTAGCAATACGTCTGGTAGTTTTAGACCTTACATTATTGGAGTTTACACAGGGTTCAATTATCAATTTTAA
- a CDS encoding lysophospholipid acyltransferase family protein, giving the protein MKIFKYIFWVLYRVWFYILVAIPILVLLPFLLISILKESWYPYFFKMARMWSKFILVGMGFCWRIVRDEVPDLNKSYMFIANHTSMTDIMLMLVTVKNPFVFVGKKELSKMPLFGFFYKRTCILVDRDSLRSRHAVFEQAERRLKSGLSICIFPEGGVSDEDILLDQFKDGAFRLAINHNIPVVPITFADNKKRFSFDFFSGGPGKMRVHMHKFLSTDGLTLKDDCKALKAQARDIILNQLKAFKK; this is encoded by the coding sequence ATGAAAATATTTAAATATATATTTTGGGTGTTATACCGGGTGTGGTTCTATATTCTAGTTGCTATACCAATTTTGGTGCTTTTGCCATTTCTTTTGATTTCTATATTAAAAGAATCATGGTATCCATATTTTTTTAAAATGGCCAGAATGTGGTCTAAATTTATATTAGTGGGTATGGGCTTCTGTTGGCGAATTGTTCGTGACGAGGTTCCAGATCTTAATAAAAGTTATATGTTTATTGCCAACCATACGTCTATGACAGACATTATGCTTATGTTGGTTACTGTTAAAAATCCATTTGTGTTTGTAGGTAAGAAAGAATTGTCTAAAATGCCATTATTTGGGTTCTTTTATAAGCGTACATGTATTTTGGTAGATCGTGATAGTCTTAGGAGCAGGCATGCTGTATTTGAACAAGCAGAACGCCGTTTAAAATCGGGTTTAAGTATTTGCATTTTTCCAGAAGGCGGTGTTTCCGACGAAGATATCCTTCTCGATCAATTTAAAGATGGTGCCTTTCGCTTAGCCATTAATCATAACATTCCTGTTGTGCCTATTACATTTGCCGATAATAAAAAACGATTCTCTTTTGATTTTTTTAGTGGAGGTCCAGGCAAAATGCGTGTGCATATGCATAAATTCTTATCTACAGATGGGCTTACGCTTAAAGACGATTGTAAAGCTTTAAAAGCACAAGCGCGCGATATTATTTTAAATCAATTAAAGGCATTTAAAAAATAA